In Neofelis nebulosa isolate mNeoNeb1 chromosome 7, mNeoNeb1.pri, whole genome shotgun sequence, the following proteins share a genomic window:
- the ARF6 gene encoding ADP-ribosylation factor 6 — MGKVLSKIFGNKEMRILMLGLDAAGKTTILYKLKLGQSVTTIPTVGFNVETVTYKNVKFNVWDVGGQDKIRPLWRHYYTGTQGLIFVVDCADRDRIDEARQELHRIINDREMRDAIILIFANKQDLPDAMKPHEIQEKLGLTRIRDRNWYVQPSCATSGDGLYEGLTWLTSNYKS, encoded by the coding sequence ATGGGGAAGGTGCTATCCAAGATCTTCGGGAACAAGGAAATGCGGATCCTCATGTTGGGCCTGGACGCGGCCGGCAAGACAACAATCCTGTACAAGTTGAAGCTGGGCCAGTCGGTGACCACCATCCCCACAGTGGGTTTCAACGTGGAGACGGTGACTTACAAAAACGTCAAGTTCAACGTATGGGATGTGGGCGGCCAGGACAAGATCCGGCCGCTCTGGCGGCATTACTACACCGGGACCCAGGGTCTGATCTTCGTAGTGGACTGCGCCGACCGCGACCGCATCGACGAGGCCCGCCAGGAGCTGCACCGCATTATCAATGACCGGGAGATGAGGGACGCCATAATCCTCATCTTCGCCAACAAACAGGACCTGCCTGATGCCATGAAACCCCACGAGATCCAGGAGAAACTGGGCCTGACCCGGATTCGGGACAGGAACTGGTATGTGCAGCCCTCCTGTGCCACCTCAGGGGATGGACTCTATGAGGGGCTCACATGGTTAACCTCTAACTACAAATCCTAA